Part of the Cytophagia bacterium CHB2 genome, CTTTGCGCGGGTTACCGGATTGACATTGCTGAGAACGAAGTATCGCTGATGCGGCTTTTGAGGAGGAAGCGCCCGAATTTGTTGTTGTTAGATGCGCATTACAGCCGCTTCAATCAAAATGGCAAATCAGCCGGCAAGCTCATCCAAAAAATTAAACACAAACACAAACGGGTTCAAATTCTTGCCGTGACCGACGGCGACGAGCGCCTGGGCTGCGCCCTGCAAGAGAATGGCGCCGACGGATGGATCGATCGCCAGATCGATTCCGATGAGTTGCTCACACGCGTTCAGCGTGTATTGGCGCTGCCCCGGCCATTCAT contains:
- a CDS encoding response regulator — encoded protein: LCAGYRIDIAENEVSLMRLLRRKRPNLLLLDAHYSRFNQNGKSAGKLIQKIKHKHKRVQILAVTDGDERLGCALQENGADGWIDRQIDSDELLTRVQRVLALPRPFIFDANGEDAEVENGMSVSELS